A single genomic interval of Xiphophorus couchianus chromosome 2, X_couchianus-1.0, whole genome shotgun sequence harbors:
- the LOC114160330 gene encoding high-affinity choline transporter 1-like isoform X2 → MAVDVPGLVSVIVFYVCILAIGVWGSRKSKKVEKKCSGSKSEVAIIGGRNINILVGIFTMTATWVGGGYIMGTAESVYSPTQGLVWALGPPAYVLCFFVESLWQSIHCDTPASCFGGTMSIILGLSSTISIIISAAVSIVYTLLGGLYSVAYTDIIQLCFIFFSLWLCVPFMVLSPAVTVISQTLPLNQTSEHAWMGHLDLEVAGKWVDEMLLMALGGLSYQALYQRILSAASSVQAQISCFAAALTVFIMGIPSVVIGVMASAADWNQTAYGLPPPFERGDAGKILPLALQHLTPTWVSVLGIGSVAAAVMSSMDSALLSSASMFTQNIYKTTLRKTASETELQWVIRIGVLVVGLAGTGLAFGDDSVFALWVLSGDLLYCVIFPQLLCVLHFQRANTYGAFSGFVVGLLLRGLSGEPILGIPPVLLYPGWREENNVIRQYFPYRTIAMLFSVVSILAVSCLLNLIFEHELIPQSWDFLQVFKDKNETEEDEAPGSFEEINQVLHTKF, encoded by the exons ATGGCAGTAGATGTCCCTGGACTCGTCTCTGTGAtcgttttttatgtttgcatccTGGCAATTGGAGTGTGGGGGTCTCGAAAATCCAAGAAAGTGGAGAAGAAATGCTCTGGCTCAAAGAGTGAAGTTGCCATCATTGGTGGCCGCAACATCAACATCCTGGTTGGAATTTTTACCATGACAG CAACATGGGTCGGTGGTGGTTACATTATGGGAACTGCCGAGTCTGTTTATTCTCCTACTCAAGGTCTCGTCTGGGCTCTGGGCCCCCCTGCAtatgtcttgtgtttttttgtgg AATCGCTATGGCAAAGCATTCACTGTGACACTCCTGCTTCCTGCTTTG gTGGAACAATGAGTATAATTCTTGGGCTGTCTTCTACCATCTCCATCATCATCTCAGCAGCTGTCTCCATTGTCTACACATTATTAGGGGGTCTCTACTCAGTTGCATACACTGATATCattcagctttgttttatttttttcagcttg TGGCTTTGTGTTCCTTTTATGGTTCTTAGTCCAGCAGTTACTGTCATCTCACAAACACTCCCACTCAACCAAACAAGTGAACATGCATGGATGGGACACCTGGACCTGGAAGTTGCAGGAAAGTGGGTTGATGAGATGCTTCTTATG gcTTTAGGGGGATTGTCATATCAAGCTCTATATCAAAGAATTCTTTCGGCAGCCTCCTCTGTTCAGGCTCAGATATCCTGCTTTGCTGCGGCtttgacagtttttattatGGGAATCCCCTCAGTTGTCATTGGAGTGATGGCTTCTGCTGCAG ACTGGAACCAGACTGCATACGGTCTTCCCCCTCCTTTTGAGCGTGGAGATGCAGGGAAGATCCTGCCTCTCGCTCTGCAACATCTCACACCCACCTGGGTGTCAGTGCTAGGCATTGGTTCTGTAGCTGCAGCTGTTATGTCCTCCATGGACTCGGCGCTGCTATCCTCTGCATCCATGTTTACACAAAACATATACAAGACAACTTTGAGGAAAACG GCCTCAGAGACGGAGCTCCAGTGGGTGATCCGTATTGGTGTTCTGGTCGTGGGCCTGGCTGGAACAGGTCTGGCTTTTGGAGACGACAGTGTGTTCGCTCTCTGGGTTCTAAGTGGAGATCTCCTTTACTGTGTGATTTTCCCACAGCTGCTCTGTGTTCTCCACTTCCAACGTGCAAACACTTATGGTGCTTTTTCTGGTTTCGTGGTGGGTTTGTTGCTGCGTGGACTGAGCGGGGAGCCCATACTTGGGATCCCTCCTGTTCTCCTATACCCTGGTTGGAGGGAGGAGAATAATGTGATCAGACAGTACTTTCCTTACAGAACTATTGCCATGCTGTTTTCTGTGGTAAGTATTCTAGCAGTCTCATGTCTGCTGAACCTGATTTTTGAGCACGAACTTATCCCACAGTCCTGGgattttctgcaggtttttaaagACAAGAATGAGACAGAGGAGGATGAAGCACCTGGCTCCTTTGAGGAAATAAACCAAGTTCTCCATACTAAATTCTAA
- the LOC114160330 gene encoding high-affinity choline transporter 1-like isoform X1, translating into MAVDVPGLVSVIVFYVCILAIGVWGSRKSKKVEKKCSGSKSEVAIIGGRNINILVGIFTMTATWVGGGYIMGTAESVYSPTQGLVWALGPPAYVLCFFVAGLFFAKPMRSKRYVTMLDPFQNRYGKAFTVTLLLPALVSDILWVACILAALGGTMSIILGLSSTISIIISAAVSIVYTLLGGLYSVAYTDIIQLCFIFFSLWLCVPFMVLSPAVTVISQTLPLNQTSEHAWMGHLDLEVAGKWVDEMLLMALGGLSYQALYQRILSAASSVQAQISCFAAALTVFIMGIPSVVIGVMASAADWNQTAYGLPPPFERGDAGKILPLALQHLTPTWVSVLGIGSVAAAVMSSMDSALLSSASMFTQNIYKTTLRKTASETELQWVIRIGVLVVGLAGTGLAFGDDSVFALWVLSGDLLYCVIFPQLLCVLHFQRANTYGAFSGFVVGLLLRGLSGEPILGIPPVLLYPGWREENNVIRQYFPYRTIAMLFSVVSILAVSCLLNLIFEHELIPQSWDFLQVFKDKNETEEDEAPGSFEEINQVLHTKF; encoded by the exons ATGGCAGTAGATGTCCCTGGACTCGTCTCTGTGAtcgttttttatgtttgcatccTGGCAATTGGAGTGTGGGGGTCTCGAAAATCCAAGAAAGTGGAGAAGAAATGCTCTGGCTCAAAGAGTGAAGTTGCCATCATTGGTGGCCGCAACATCAACATCCTGGTTGGAATTTTTACCATGACAG CAACATGGGTCGGTGGTGGTTACATTATGGGAACTGCCGAGTCTGTTTATTCTCCTACTCAAGGTCTCGTCTGGGCTCTGGGCCCCCCTGCAtatgtcttgtgtttttttgtgg CTGGACTGTTTTTTGCAAAACCTATGAGGTCAAAGCGTTATGTGACAATGTTGGACCCATTTCAGAATCGCTATGGCAAAGCATTCACTGTGACACTCCTGCTTCCTGCTTTGGTCAGTGACATATTATGGGTGGCCTGTATCCTTGCTGCTCTTG gTGGAACAATGAGTATAATTCTTGGGCTGTCTTCTACCATCTCCATCATCATCTCAGCAGCTGTCTCCATTGTCTACACATTATTAGGGGGTCTCTACTCAGTTGCATACACTGATATCattcagctttgttttatttttttcagcttg TGGCTTTGTGTTCCTTTTATGGTTCTTAGTCCAGCAGTTACTGTCATCTCACAAACACTCCCACTCAACCAAACAAGTGAACATGCATGGATGGGACACCTGGACCTGGAAGTTGCAGGAAAGTGGGTTGATGAGATGCTTCTTATG gcTTTAGGGGGATTGTCATATCAAGCTCTATATCAAAGAATTCTTTCGGCAGCCTCCTCTGTTCAGGCTCAGATATCCTGCTTTGCTGCGGCtttgacagtttttattatGGGAATCCCCTCAGTTGTCATTGGAGTGATGGCTTCTGCTGCAG ACTGGAACCAGACTGCATACGGTCTTCCCCCTCCTTTTGAGCGTGGAGATGCAGGGAAGATCCTGCCTCTCGCTCTGCAACATCTCACACCCACCTGGGTGTCAGTGCTAGGCATTGGTTCTGTAGCTGCAGCTGTTATGTCCTCCATGGACTCGGCGCTGCTATCCTCTGCATCCATGTTTACACAAAACATATACAAGACAACTTTGAGGAAAACG GCCTCAGAGACGGAGCTCCAGTGGGTGATCCGTATTGGTGTTCTGGTCGTGGGCCTGGCTGGAACAGGTCTGGCTTTTGGAGACGACAGTGTGTTCGCTCTCTGGGTTCTAAGTGGAGATCTCCTTTACTGTGTGATTTTCCCACAGCTGCTCTGTGTTCTCCACTTCCAACGTGCAAACACTTATGGTGCTTTTTCTGGTTTCGTGGTGGGTTTGTTGCTGCGTGGACTGAGCGGGGAGCCCATACTTGGGATCCCTCCTGTTCTCCTATACCCTGGTTGGAGGGAGGAGAATAATGTGATCAGACAGTACTTTCCTTACAGAACTATTGCCATGCTGTTTTCTGTGGTAAGTATTCTAGCAGTCTCATGTCTGCTGAACCTGATTTTTGAGCACGAACTTATCCCACAGTCCTGGgattttctgcaggtttttaaagACAAGAATGAGACAGAGGAGGATGAAGCACCTGGCTCCTTTGAGGAAATAAACCAAGTTCTCCATACTAAATTCTAA
- the LOC114160330 gene encoding high affinity choline transporter 1-like isoform X3 has translation MGRWWLHYGNCRVCLFSYSRSRLGSGPPCICLVFFCGWTVFCKTYEVKALCDNVGPISESLWQSIHCDTPASCFGGTMSIILGLSSTISIIISAAVSIVYTLLGGLYSVAYTDIIQLCFIFFSLWLCVPFMVLSPAVTVISQTLPLNQTSEHAWMGHLDLEVAGKWVDEMLLMALGGLSYQALYQRILSAASSVQAQISCFAAALTVFIMGIPSVVIGVMASAADWNQTAYGLPPPFERGDAGKILPLALQHLTPTWVSVLGIGSVAAAVMSSMDSALLSSASMFTQNIYKTTLRKTASETELQWVIRIGVLVVGLAGTGLAFGDDSVFALWVLSGDLLYCVIFPQLLCVLHFQRANTYGAFSGFVVGLLLRGLSGEPILGIPPVLLYPGWREENNVIRQYFPYRTIAMLFSVVSILAVSCLLNLIFEHELIPQSWDFLQVFKDKNETEEDEAPGSFEEINQVLHTKF, from the exons ATGGGTCGGTGGTGGTTACATTATGGGAACTGCCGAGTCTGTTTATTCTCCTACTCAAGGTCTCGTCTGGGCTCTGGGCCCCCCTGCAtatgtcttgtgtttttttgtgg CTGGACTGTTTTTTGCAAAACCTATGAGGTCAAAGCGTTATGTGACAATGTTGGACCCATTTCAGAATCGCTATGGCAAAGCATTCACTGTGACACTCCTGCTTCCTGCTTTG gTGGAACAATGAGTATAATTCTTGGGCTGTCTTCTACCATCTCCATCATCATCTCAGCAGCTGTCTCCATTGTCTACACATTATTAGGGGGTCTCTACTCAGTTGCATACACTGATATCattcagctttgttttatttttttcagcttg TGGCTTTGTGTTCCTTTTATGGTTCTTAGTCCAGCAGTTACTGTCATCTCACAAACACTCCCACTCAACCAAACAAGTGAACATGCATGGATGGGACACCTGGACCTGGAAGTTGCAGGAAAGTGGGTTGATGAGATGCTTCTTATG gcTTTAGGGGGATTGTCATATCAAGCTCTATATCAAAGAATTCTTTCGGCAGCCTCCTCTGTTCAGGCTCAGATATCCTGCTTTGCTGCGGCtttgacagtttttattatGGGAATCCCCTCAGTTGTCATTGGAGTGATGGCTTCTGCTGCAG ACTGGAACCAGACTGCATACGGTCTTCCCCCTCCTTTTGAGCGTGGAGATGCAGGGAAGATCCTGCCTCTCGCTCTGCAACATCTCACACCCACCTGGGTGTCAGTGCTAGGCATTGGTTCTGTAGCTGCAGCTGTTATGTCCTCCATGGACTCGGCGCTGCTATCCTCTGCATCCATGTTTACACAAAACATATACAAGACAACTTTGAGGAAAACG GCCTCAGAGACGGAGCTCCAGTGGGTGATCCGTATTGGTGTTCTGGTCGTGGGCCTGGCTGGAACAGGTCTGGCTTTTGGAGACGACAGTGTGTTCGCTCTCTGGGTTCTAAGTGGAGATCTCCTTTACTGTGTGATTTTCCCACAGCTGCTCTGTGTTCTCCACTTCCAACGTGCAAACACTTATGGTGCTTTTTCTGGTTTCGTGGTGGGTTTGTTGCTGCGTGGACTGAGCGGGGAGCCCATACTTGGGATCCCTCCTGTTCTCCTATACCCTGGTTGGAGGGAGGAGAATAATGTGATCAGACAGTACTTTCCTTACAGAACTATTGCCATGCTGTTTTCTGTGGTAAGTATTCTAGCAGTCTCATGTCTGCTGAACCTGATTTTTGAGCACGAACTTATCCCACAGTCCTGGgattttctgcaggtttttaaagACAAGAATGAGACAGAGGAGGATGAAGCACCTGGCTCCTTTGAGGAAATAAACCAAGTTCTCCATACTAAATTCTAA